A window of the Miscanthus floridulus cultivar M001 chromosome 14, ASM1932011v1, whole genome shotgun sequence genome harbors these coding sequences:
- the LOC136504250 gene encoding ureidoglycolate hydrolase-like, with protein MPSKPTASSRLVLLAFLLGISAAAGHDDAAARRTMEQFAGFPASDDGDGGPSSDFRVDSEGLQRQIAELASFSDSPAPSVTRVLYTDKDVQARRYIKGIMNQLGLAVREDAVGNIFGRWEGSEPGLGAVATGSHVDAIPFSGKFDGVVGVLGALEAISLLKRSAFLPKRSLEVIMFTSEEPTRFGISCLGSRLMAGIEELAQSLRKVVDNQNVSFLDAAESAGYKLHLEDLHSVFLKKDTYSAFIELHIEQGPILEKEGIPIGIVTAIAAPASLKVDFEGNGGHAGAVLMPARNDAGLAAADLALAVEKHVLESGSIDTVGTVGILQLHPGAINSIPSKSHLEIDVRDIDEKRRNDVIEKIRRSATQISKNRGVELSEFKIVNQDPPALSDKSVVDAMEFAAKQLNLEYKNMISRAYHDSLFMARVSPMGMIFIPCYKGYSHKPEEYASPEDMANGVKVLALTMAKLSLE; from the exons ATGCCGTCGAAgccgaccgcctcctcgcgcctcgtcctcctcgcgTTCCTCCTCGGCATCAGCGCCGCCGCGGGCCACGAtgacgcggcggcgcggcggacgATGGAGCAGTTCGCCGGCTTCCCGGCctccgacgacggcgacggcggccctTCCAGCGACTTCCGCGTCGACTCCGAGGGCCTCCAGCGGCAG ATTGCTGAGCTGGCCtcgttctccgactcgcccgcgCCGTCCGTGACCCGCGTTCTGTACACCGACAAGGATGTGCAGGCTCGAAG GTATATAAAAGGGATAATGAATCAACTTGGCCTTGCTGTTCGGGAAGATGCTGTTGGTAACATATTTGGCCGCTG GGAGGGTTCTGAGCCTGGACTAGGGGCTGTTGCAACTGGATCTCATGTTGATGCCATTCCATTCTCAGGCAAATTTGACGGTGTTGTTGGAGTTCTGGGTGCTCTTGAGGCGATTAGTTTGCTGAAAAG GTCTGCTTTCCTGCCAAAAAGGTCTTTGGAGGTTATCATGTTTACATCAGAGGAGCCTACACGATTTGGAATTAGCTGTTTGGGAAG CCGCTTAATGGCAGGGATTGAAGAACTAGCTCAATCCCTCAGAAAAGTAGTTGACAATCAGAATGTGTCATTTTTGGATGCTGCAGAATCTGCTGGCTATAAGTTGCATCTAGAGGACCTGCATAGTGTATTTCTAAAGAAAGACACGTACTCTGCTTTTATAGAACTGCACATTGAGCAGGGTCCCATCTTAGAAAAGGAAG GTATCCCTATTGGCATTGTTACTGCTATTGCTGCTCCTGCAAGTCTTAAGGTGGACTTTGAAGGGAATGGGGGTCATGCTGGAGCAGTGCTTATGCCTGCAAG AAACGATGCTGGACTGGCAGCAGCTGATTTAGCATTAGCAGTCGAGAAACACGTCCTGGAATCAGGATCAATTGATACTGTTGGCACCGTTG GTATTCTGCAGTTACATCCAGGAGCAATCAATAGCATCCCAAGCAAATCACACCTAGAAATTG ATGTAAGAGATATTGATGAGAAGAGAAGGAATGATGTCATTGAGAAGATTCGCCGGTCTGCAACACAGATTTCAAAGAACCGTGGAGTAGAGCTTTCAGAATTTAAGATAGTCAACCAGGACCCACCGGCTCTATCTGACAAATCAGTCGTTGACGCAATGGAATTTGCTGCAAAACAGTTGAACCTGGAGTACAAAAACATGATTAGCAGAGCCTACCACGATTCACTCTTCATGGCCAG AGTATCACCAATGGGTATGATCTTCATTCCCTGTTACAAAG GTTACAGCCACAAGCCGGAGGAGTATGCATCACCGGAGGACATGGCGAATGGGGTGAAGGTTCTAGCCTTGACAATGGCTAAGCTGTCGCTGGAGTGA
- the LOC136503612 gene encoding E3 ubiquitin-protein ligase ATL4-like, which produces MASPPAPLATADARETVPTAAPSLKSTLLIVFGLLVVAVAAILLLRCILRRWAASSSHRHPRRAGGAARRPGVLEGRDDQADAGTAGRREAGPARMIAAAVEEEVHPVREQVEPEAADTDDDTDTERLIASLPLFTMASALAALPKNSPDCAVCLSPFDASAELRLLPACRHAFHAACIDAWLRTNPVCPICRSAVLSPPLPPLPVAATAAGDQDHQEPLGTRASSSRRSFRVELGSVSNHRSSATAGGGDERRTYSLGGSFDYRVNEEVEAIVSPIVRPAAAAARPAAAAPAEGLAEAVGSRGWLGEYLDRVAASATSLSGRLSLDRRRHDDDSTRWDPEAAAVAKSASASLSGRWSWRWSQGNRRDEPWDTEAPRRAEGEEEPALVALGRWIFGL; this is translated from the coding sequence ATGGCGTCGCCGCCCGCGCCGCTGGCCACCGCCGACGCCCGCGAGACCGTACCGACGGCGGCGCCTTCGCTCAAGTCCACGCTGCTCATCGTCTTTGGCTTGCTGGTGGTTGCTGTCGCCGCAATCCTGCTGCTCCGCTGCATCCTCCGCCGGTGGGCCGCGTCCTCGTCGCATAGGCATCCACGACGCGCCGGAGGGGCGGCGAGGCGGCCGGGCGTCCTGGAGGGGAGGGATGATCAGGCGGACGCTGGCACGGCGGGGAGGCGGGAGGCGGGGCCGGCGAGGATGATCGCcgcggcggtggaggaggaggtgcatCCGGTGAGGGAGCAGGTGGAGCCGGAGGCAGCAGACACGGACGACGACACCGACACGGAGCGCCTCATCGCGTCGCTGCCCTTGTTCACCATGGCGTCAGCGCTGGCGGCGCTGCCGAAGAACTCCCCGGACTGCGCCGTCTGCCTCTCGCCGTTCGACGCCAGCGCCGAGCTGCGGCTCCTCCCGGCGTGCCGCCACGCGTTCCACGCAGCCTGCATCGACGCGTGGCTCCGCACCAACCCGGTCTGCCCGATCTGCCGCAGCGCCGTATTGTCCCCGCCGCTCCCGCCCCTCcccgtcgccgccaccgccgcaggGGACCAGGACCATCAGGAGCCGCTCGGCACGCgggcgagcagcagcaggaggagcttCCGCGTCGAGCTCGGCAGCGTCAGCAACCACCGTTCCTCCGCCACCGCGGGCGGCGGCGACGAGCGGCGCACCTACTCGCTCGGCGGCTCCTTCGACTACCGCGTCAATGAGGAGGTCGAGGCCATCGTGTCCCCCATCGTCCGTCCCGCGGCAGCAGCGGCGAGGCCGGCGGCCGCAGCCCCCGCCGAAGGTCTGGCGGAGGCGGTGGGGTCCCGCGGGTGGCTAGGCGAGTACCTCGACCGCGTCGCCGCCTCGGCGACGTCCCTTTCCGGGCGGCTGAGCCTTGACCGCCGCCGGCACGACGACGACTCGACGCGGTGGGATCCGGAGGCCGCGGCGGTGGCCAAATCGGCGTCGGCGTCTCTCTCTGGGCGCTGGAGCTGGCGCTGGAGCCAGGGTAACCGACGCGACGAGCCCTGGGACACGGAGGCGCCGCGCCGCGCTGAGGGCGAGGAGGAGCCGGCGCTCGTGGCCCTGGGCCGCTGGATCTTCGGCTTATAG